The genomic region AATTTATAATGATCCACAACGCCGTATACTTGCTGCGAGGCAGATATCATTGCTTTTTTCAGTGGAACCAGATCTCCCGTGTAGATCGATAGCCCAAATTCCGGATGAAGGGCTGTCGTGGATATAAAGGCTTTGTGAATGTTTAGACTGGCTATAAACGCAGCCGTATCATCGCCCACCAGCATATTCCGTACACGAGCCCCGCCAGGCACGACCAGTCGCACCTGCTCCTTCTTGGTTAGCTCCGCAATAATGAACAGATCATTAGTCACTACCGTGATGGGCTGATTGTCGAGACGTTTGGCCATCTCCAGCGTGGTGCTGCCACCATCAAGGGCAACGATATCCCCTGGATGAATGTAGGCAAGGGCACGTTCAGCAATCTCCGTCTTCTCCGGATGATGCTTCTCTGTGACTCCGCGGCTATTCAAGATGCCATACTGGT from Paenibacillus sp. FSL R5-0341 harbors:
- a CDS encoding DeoR/GlpR family DNA-binding transcription regulator, with the protein product MNPLKRHEKIMEALLERQEVTVSDLSELLQVTGKTVREDLDKLESMGLLVRVHGGAMLAQNDQYGILNSRGVTEKHHPEKTEIAERALAYIHPGDIVALDGGSTTLEMAKRLDNQPITVVTNDLFIIAELTKKEQVRLVVPGGARVRNMLVGDDTAAFIASLNIHKAFISTTALHPEFGLSIYTGDLVPLKKAMISASQQVYGVVDHYKFGQFALRTFAQCSELDYIISDSRLDEETATLYEQSGVTVDYQS